A single genomic interval of Pieris brassicae chromosome 14, ilPieBrab1.1, whole genome shotgun sequence harbors:
- the LOC123718076 gene encoding DNA-directed RNA polymerases I, II, and III subunit RPABC3, with product MAGVLFEDIFNVKDMDPEGKKFDRVSRLHCESESFKMDLILDINSWIYPMELGDKFRLVLATTLRENGYPDGGEWNPLETEGNRADSFEYVMYGKVYRIDGDEAGMEPATRLSAYVSFGGLLMRLQGDANNLHGFEVDQHMYLLMKKLAF from the exons atggcaggtgttttatttgaagatatatttaatgtaaaagatATGGACCCTGAAGGGAAGAAATTTGATCGAGTCAGCCGGCTTCACTGTGAATCTGAGTCGTTCAAGATGGATTTGATTTTAGACATAAATTcgtggatatatccaatggAACTTGGTGATAAGTTTAGATTGGTGCTTGCTACAACTTTAAGAGAAAATGGTTACCCAGACGGTGGGGAATGGAATCCTCTTGAGACCGAAGGAAACCGAGCAGATAGTTTCGAATATGTTATGTATGGGAAAGTTTATAG GATAGATGGTGATGAAGCAGGCATGGAACCAGCAACAAGATTATCAGCATATGTCTCATTTGGCGGTCTTCTTATGAGGCTACAAGGAGACGCAAATAATTTACATGGTTTTGAAGTAGATCAACATATGTATTTACTAATGAAGAAAttagctttttaa
- the LOC123718063 gene encoding zinc finger protein OZF-like isoform X1 encodes MAQHFELQFNINSFEYFMQEDFCQLCLFKIGTGALQITQCITEKIKECLDLDFTEDFPNRICKVCEIKINQFYDFKKTCQDSYRKFREFLANKQIKLESYHEDDSDNTHFKEVSPEPEVKPIVIESMPIAIESMPIAIETEPKVNDTKPIVKDTKQVKTRIRKKRSDSWCYVCLIDFKTAEYLNKHREEHHENSITLYKCLGCEKGFRNRRLCLSHERLFCRELKNGYKCNICNILLPTRRKYENHDQQHKSNVKVEAVEYNIFKCDLCHLRFGNEGKLIKHLKKHNNPKRYVCETCGRVFQRRDYLYKHTFIHNGLKKYACTCCAYKTNQKSALNIHMRTHTGIKPFGCDICSYRTVSSGNLKAHRQKHSSLKQYECSVCEKKFVYKKSLEVHISCAHAPQHYICDCGALYTSAKSLKRHLATKQCGAKSDKYIL; translated from the exons atggCACAACACTTTgagttacaatttaatataaattctttCGAATACTTTATGCAAGAAGATTTTTGCCAActatgtttgtttaaaattggaaCTGGTGCTCTTCAAATCACGCAATGTattacagaaaaaataaaagagtGTTTAGATTTAGATTTCACAGAAGATTTCCCAAACAGGATTTGTAAAGTATGCGAAATAAAGATTAATCAGTTTTACGACTTTAAGAAAACTTGCCAAGATTCCTATAGAAAGTTTCGTGAATTTCTAGCAAATAAGCAAATCAAATTGGAATCGTATCACGAAGATGATTCAGATAATACACATTTTAAAGAAGTCTCACCAGAACCTGAAGTCAAACCAATAGTTATTGAATCTATGCCAATAGCTATTGAATCTATGCCAATAGCTATTGAAACTGAACCAAAAGTTAATGACACAAAACCAATAGTTAAGGACACTAAACAAGTAAAAACAAGGATACGCAAAAAGCGTTCGGATTCCTGGTGCTATGTATGTCTCATAGATTTTAAAACAGCAGAATATCTTAACAAACATAGAGAAGAACATCATGAGAACAGCATTACCCTCTACAAATGTTTAGGTTGTGAAAAGGGTTTTAGAAATAGACGTCTCTGTCTTAGCCATGAACGGCTATTCTGCCGGGAACTTAAAAATggatataaatgtaatatttgcaACATATTATTACCAACACGAAGAAAGTATGAAAATCATGATCAACAACATAAGAGTAATGTAAAAGTTGAAGCggtagaatataatatatttaaatgtgattTATGCCATTTGAGATTTGGCAACGAAGGTAAACTTATTAAACATCTGAAGAAACATAATAATCCAAAGAGATATGTGTGTGAG ACATGTGGACGAGTTTTCCAACGTCGGGATTATCTATACAAGCACACATTTATACATAATGGCCTAAAGAAATATGCTTGTACATGTTGTGCTTATAAGACCAACCAGAAGTCcgcattaaatatacatatgag GACACATACAGGTATaaagccatttggatgtgatATTTGTTCATACCGTACAGTGTCCAGTGGTAATCTTAAAGCACACCGCCAAAAACATTCATCATTGAAACAGTATGAG TGTTCAGTATGCGAGAAGAAATTCGTTTATAAAAAGAGCCTCGAAGTACATATATCCTGCGCACACGCACCCCAGCACTATATCTGCGATTGTGGCGCCCTCTATACAAGCGCGAAGTCATTGAAGCGACATCTAGCGACGAAGCAGTGTGGCGCGAAAAgcgataaatatattttgtga
- the LOC123718063 gene encoding gastrula zinc finger protein XlCGF52.1-like isoform X5, with translation MISLLKTQSFANKQIKLESYHEDDSDNTHFKEVSPEPEVKPIVIESMPIAIESMPIAIETEPKVNDTKPIVKDTKQVKTRIRKKRSDSWCYVCLIDFKTAEYLNKHREEHHENSITLYKCLGCEKGFRNRRLCLSHERLFCRELKNGYKCNICNILLPTRRKYENHDQQHKSNVKVEAVEYNIFKCDLCHLRFGNEGKLIKHLKKHNNPKRYVCETCGRVFQRRDYLYKHTFIHNGLKKYACTCCAYKTNQKSALNIHMRTHTGIKPFGCDICSYRTVSSGNLKAHRQKHSSLKQYECSVCEKKFVYKKSLEVHISCAHAPQHYICDCGALYTSAKSLKRHLATKQCGAKSDKYIL, from the exons ATGATTTCATTACTAAAAACACAATCTTTTG CAAATAAGCAAATCAAATTGGAATCGTATCACGAAGATGATTCAGATAATACACATTTTAAAGAAGTCTCACCAGAACCTGAAGTCAAACCAATAGTTATTGAATCTATGCCAATAGCTATTGAATCTATGCCAATAGCTATTGAAACTGAACCAAAAGTTAATGACACAAAACCAATAGTTAAGGACACTAAACAAGTAAAAACAAGGATACGCAAAAAGCGTTCGGATTCCTGGTGCTATGTATGTCTCATAGATTTTAAAACAGCAGAATATCTTAACAAACATAGAGAAGAACATCATGAGAACAGCATTACCCTCTACAAATGTTTAGGTTGTGAAAAGGGTTTTAGAAATAGACGTCTCTGTCTTAGCCATGAACGGCTATTCTGCCGGGAACTTAAAAATggatataaatgtaatatttgcaACATATTATTACCAACACGAAGAAAGTATGAAAATCATGATCAACAACATAAGAGTAATGTAAAAGTTGAAGCggtagaatataatatatttaaatgtgattTATGCCATTTGAGATTTGGCAACGAAGGTAAACTTATTAAACATCTGAAGAAACATAATAATCCAAAGAGATATGTGTGTGAG ACATGTGGACGAGTTTTCCAACGTCGGGATTATCTATACAAGCACACATTTATACATAATGGCCTAAAGAAATATGCTTGTACATGTTGTGCTTATAAGACCAACCAGAAGTCcgcattaaatatacatatgag GACACATACAGGTATaaagccatttggatgtgatATTTGTTCATACCGTACAGTGTCCAGTGGTAATCTTAAAGCACACCGCCAAAAACATTCATCATTGAAACAGTATGAG TGTTCAGTATGCGAGAAGAAATTCGTTTATAAAAAGAGCCTCGAAGTACATATATCCTGCGCACACGCACCCCAGCACTATATCTGCGATTGTGGCGCCCTCTATACAAGCGCGAAGTCATTGAAGCGACATCTAGCGACGAAGCAGTGTGGCGCGAAAAgcgataaatatattttgtga
- the LOC123718063 gene encoding gastrula zinc finger protein XlCGF52.1-like isoform X3, which yields MFRRSSKWLRRNHPWKSNTTDQTNKQIKLESYHEDDSDNTHFKEVSPEPEVKPIVIESMPIAIESMPIAIETEPKVNDTKPIVKDTKQVKTRIRKKRSDSWCYVCLIDFKTAEYLNKHREEHHENSITLYKCLGCEKGFRNRRLCLSHERLFCRELKNGYKCNICNILLPTRRKYENHDQQHKSNVKVEAVEYNIFKCDLCHLRFGNEGKLIKHLKKHNNPKRYVCETCGRVFQRRDYLYKHTFIHNGLKKYACTCCAYKTNQKSALNIHMRTHTGIKPFGCDICSYRTVSSGNLKAHRQKHSSLKQYECSVCEKKFVYKKSLEVHISCAHAPQHYICDCGALYTSAKSLKRHLATKQCGAKSDKYIL from the exons ATGTTCAGGAGGTCGTCGAAATGGTTGAGAAGGAATCATCCGTGGAAAAGTAATACCACAGACCAGA CAAATAAGCAAATCAAATTGGAATCGTATCACGAAGATGATTCAGATAATACACATTTTAAAGAAGTCTCACCAGAACCTGAAGTCAAACCAATAGTTATTGAATCTATGCCAATAGCTATTGAATCTATGCCAATAGCTATTGAAACTGAACCAAAAGTTAATGACACAAAACCAATAGTTAAGGACACTAAACAAGTAAAAACAAGGATACGCAAAAAGCGTTCGGATTCCTGGTGCTATGTATGTCTCATAGATTTTAAAACAGCAGAATATCTTAACAAACATAGAGAAGAACATCATGAGAACAGCATTACCCTCTACAAATGTTTAGGTTGTGAAAAGGGTTTTAGAAATAGACGTCTCTGTCTTAGCCATGAACGGCTATTCTGCCGGGAACTTAAAAATggatataaatgtaatatttgcaACATATTATTACCAACACGAAGAAAGTATGAAAATCATGATCAACAACATAAGAGTAATGTAAAAGTTGAAGCggtagaatataatatatttaaatgtgattTATGCCATTTGAGATTTGGCAACGAAGGTAAACTTATTAAACATCTGAAGAAACATAATAATCCAAAGAGATATGTGTGTGAG ACATGTGGACGAGTTTTCCAACGTCGGGATTATCTATACAAGCACACATTTATACATAATGGCCTAAAGAAATATGCTTGTACATGTTGTGCTTATAAGACCAACCAGAAGTCcgcattaaatatacatatgag GACACATACAGGTATaaagccatttggatgtgatATTTGTTCATACCGTACAGTGTCCAGTGGTAATCTTAAAGCACACCGCCAAAAACATTCATCATTGAAACAGTATGAG TGTTCAGTATGCGAGAAGAAATTCGTTTATAAAAAGAGCCTCGAAGTACATATATCCTGCGCACACGCACCCCAGCACTATATCTGCGATTGTGGCGCCCTCTATACAAGCGCGAAGTCATTGAAGCGACATCTAGCGACGAAGCAGTGTGGCGCGAAAAgcgataaatatattttgtga
- the LOC123718058 gene encoding H/ACA ribonucleoprotein complex subunit 4: MTDIAVPGKEVFSEKKKKKSKDAVSLGTFQQIGDFKIEPSESVGKIDTAYWPLLLKNFDRLNVRTNHYTPLPFGHSPLKRPISEYVKSGFINVDKPSNPSSHEVVSWIKRILKVEKTGHSGTLDPKVTGCLIVCIDKATRLVKSQQNAGKEYVAVFNLHSAVESIKKVTQGLEKLRGALFQRPPLISAVKRQLRVRTVYDSKLLDYDEEKNVGVFWVSCEAGSYIRTMCVHLGLMLGVGGQMIELRRVRSGIQGEKEGMVTMHDILDAQWAYENHKDETYLRRVINPLEGLLIAHKRIFIKDSAVNAVCYGAKVLLPGILRYEDGIEIDQEIVIVTTKGEAVALAIALMTTSTIASCDHGVAAKLKRVIMERDTYPRKWGLGPKASHKKMLIQQGKLDKHGKPNENTPKEFLNSYVSYDKKENGSAVVEDDGSRKRTASTAEIVNQDDSMEAKAEKKKKKKKKDLEGTVDADTTVDPDTTVEQAEGDAGEESSKKQKKKKKKKDKEQEREEE, from the coding sequence ATGACGGATATTGCAGTACCGGGAAAAGAGGTGTTTTCggaaaagaaaaagaagaaaagtAAGGATGCTGTTTCGTTGGGCACGTTTCAGCAGATTGGTGATTTCAAAATTGAGCCCTCCGAAAGTGTTGGTAAGATAGATACAGCTTACTGGcctttattattgaaaaacttTGACCGTCTCAACGTGCGTACTAACCATTACACACCTTTACCGTTTGGACATTCACCACTCAAAAGACCTATTTCCGAATACGTCAAGTCTGGCTTTATTAACGTCGATAAACCTAGCAATCCTAGTTCACACGAAGTTGTGTCTTGGATAAAACGGATCTTGAAGGTGGAGAAAACGGGTCACTCGGGCACACTTGATCCCAAGGTCACAGGTTGCTTAATTGTATGTATTGATAAAGCTACACGTCTCGTAAAATCTCAACAGAATGCGGGTAAGGAGTATGTAGCAGTATTTAACCTCCATTCTGCTGTggaaagtattaaaaaagtaacacAAGGCTTGGAGAAGCTTCGGGGTGCACTGTTCCAGAGACCTCCACTTATATCAGCTGTCAAACGTCAACTTCGTGTGCGTACTGTATACGACAGTAAATTATTAGACTATGATGAAGAGAAAAATGTTGGAGTCTTTTGGGTTAGTTGTGAGGCTGGTTCCTACATCCGTACAATGTGTGTACATTTGGGTCTTATGCTTGGTGTTGGTGGTCAGATGATTGAGCTCAGGCGTGTGAGATCAGGTATACAGGGTGAAAAGGAAGGCATGGTTACTATGCATGATATCTTGGACGCCCAATGGGCATATGAAAACCATAAGGATGAAACTTACCTCCGCCGCGTAATAAATCCATTGGAAGGACTATTAATTGCTCACAAgaggatttttattaaagacagTGCAGTAAATGCAGTATGCTATGGTGCTAAAGTGTTATTGCCTGGTATTTTGAGATATGAAGATGGAATAGAAATAGATCAAGAGATTGTTATTGTAACAACTAAAGGAGAAGCTGTTGCTCTTGCCATTGCTCTGATGACAACATCCACAATAGCATCATGTGATCATGGTGTTGCAGCTAAACTTAAACGAGTTATCATGGAAAGAGATACTTATCCAAGAAAATGGGGCTTAGGTCCTAAAGCATCACACAAAAAAATGCTCATTCAGCAAGGCAAGCTTGATAAACATGGAAAACCCAATGAAAACACTCCTAAAGAGTTTCTTAACAGTTATGTGAGTTatgataaaaaagaaaacgGTAGTGCAGTTGTTGAAGATGATGGAAGTAGAAAACGTACAGCTAGCACGGCTGAAATAGTTAATCAAGATGACTCCATGGAAGCCAAAGctgaaaagaaaaagaaaaaaaagaagaaGGATTTAGAGGGCACAGTTGATGCGGACACAACAGTAGATCCTGACACAACTGTAGAACAGGCAGAAGGAGATGCAGGTGAAGAATCTagcaaaaaacaaaagaagaaaaagaagaagaaggaCAAAGAACAAGAGAGGGAGGAAGAATGA
- the LOC123718063 gene encoding zinc finger protein OZF-like isoform X2, giving the protein MFVYCNRINYKQNIINCGVQNIYGDFRLLAYTKAIMFRRSSKWLRRNHPWKSNTTDQTNKQIKLESYHEDDSDNTHFKEVSPEPEVKPIVIESMPIAIESMPIAIETEPKVNDTKPIVKDTKQVKTRIRKKRSDSWCYVCLIDFKTAEYLNKHREEHHENSITLYKCLGCEKGFRNRRLCLSHERLFCRELKNGYKCNICNILLPTRRKYENHDQQHKSNVKVEAVEYNIFKCDLCHLRFGNEGKLIKHLKKHNNPKRYVCETCGRVFQRRDYLYKHTFIHNGLKKYACTCCAYKTNQKSALNIHMRTHTGIKPFGCDICSYRTVSSGNLKAHRQKHSSLKQYECSVCEKKFVYKKSLEVHISCAHAPQHYICDCGALYTSAKSLKRHLATKQCGAKSDKYIL; this is encoded by the exons atgtttgtttattgtaaCAGAATAAACTATAAACAGAATATTATTAACTGTGGTGTTCAGAATATTTACGGAGACTTTAGACTATT ggCATATACTAAAGCCATCATGTTCAGGAGGTCGTCGAAATGGTTGAGAAGGAATCATCCGTGGAAAAGTAATACCACAGACCAGA CAAATAAGCAAATCAAATTGGAATCGTATCACGAAGATGATTCAGATAATACACATTTTAAAGAAGTCTCACCAGAACCTGAAGTCAAACCAATAGTTATTGAATCTATGCCAATAGCTATTGAATCTATGCCAATAGCTATTGAAACTGAACCAAAAGTTAATGACACAAAACCAATAGTTAAGGACACTAAACAAGTAAAAACAAGGATACGCAAAAAGCGTTCGGATTCCTGGTGCTATGTATGTCTCATAGATTTTAAAACAGCAGAATATCTTAACAAACATAGAGAAGAACATCATGAGAACAGCATTACCCTCTACAAATGTTTAGGTTGTGAAAAGGGTTTTAGAAATAGACGTCTCTGTCTTAGCCATGAACGGCTATTCTGCCGGGAACTTAAAAATggatataaatgtaatatttgcaACATATTATTACCAACACGAAGAAAGTATGAAAATCATGATCAACAACATAAGAGTAATGTAAAAGTTGAAGCggtagaatataatatatttaaatgtgattTATGCCATTTGAGATTTGGCAACGAAGGTAAACTTATTAAACATCTGAAGAAACATAATAATCCAAAGAGATATGTGTGTGAG ACATGTGGACGAGTTTTCCAACGTCGGGATTATCTATACAAGCACACATTTATACATAATGGCCTAAAGAAATATGCTTGTACATGTTGTGCTTATAAGACCAACCAGAAGTCcgcattaaatatacatatgag GACACATACAGGTATaaagccatttggatgtgatATTTGTTCATACCGTACAGTGTCCAGTGGTAATCTTAAAGCACACCGCCAAAAACATTCATCATTGAAACAGTATGAG TGTTCAGTATGCGAGAAGAAATTCGTTTATAAAAAGAGCCTCGAAGTACATATATCCTGCGCACACGCACCCCAGCACTATATCTGCGATTGTGGCGCCCTCTATACAAGCGCGAAGTCATTGAAGCGACATCTAGCGACGAAGCAGTGTGGCGCGAAAAgcgataaatatattttgtga